One stretch of Gammaproteobacteria bacterium DNA includes these proteins:
- a CDS encoding ferritin-like domain-containing protein, translating into MSHEGYHEPVEELSDETRDFHRAIESLMEELEAVDWYQQRIDACKDKELAAILAHNRDEEIEHAAMVLEWIRRRNGRFDKELKDYLFTDKPIVDLEKHHHD; encoded by the coding sequence ATGTCACACGAGGGTTATCACGAGCCTGTCGAGGAGCTCAGCGATGAAACCAGGGACTTCCACCGTGCGATCGAGTCGCTGATGGAAGAACTGGAGGCGGTCGACTGGTACCAGCAGCGCATCGATGCCTGCAAGGACAAGGAACTCGCAGCCATCCTGGCCCATAACCGGGACGAGGAAATCGAGCATGCTGCCATGGTGCTGGAGTGGATCCGTCGTCGAAACGGACGGTTCGACAAGGAATTGAAGGATTACCTGTTTACCGATAAGCCCATCGTCGACCTCGAGAAACATCACCACGACTGA